From one Gossypium hirsutum isolate 1008001.06 chromosome D08, Gossypium_hirsutum_v2.1, whole genome shotgun sequence genomic stretch:
- the LOC107948708 gene encoding LOW QUALITY PROTEIN: 40S ribosomal protein S12 (The sequence of the model RefSeq protein was modified relative to this genomic sequence to represent the inferred CDS: substituted 1 base at 1 genomic stop codon): MSGEEVAVAQLDAAAVIGEPMDINTALPLVIRKSKAHSGLAXALHEAAKAIEKHNAHLCVIADDCDQPDYVKLVKALCADHNVKMLRAPSAKALGEWAGLCKIDSEGKARKVVGCSCVVVKDYGEQHEAVEVVQQHKD, translated from the exons ATGTCAGG AGAAGAAGTTGCGGTTGCCCAACTGGACGCAGCAGCAGTCATTGGTGAGCCAATGGACATTAACACAGCCTTGCCACTTGTGATTAGGAAGTCAAAAGCTCACAGTGGGCTTGCTTGAGCCTTACACGAAGCTGCCAAAGCAATTGAAAAACACAATGCGCATCTTTGTGTTATAGCCGATGACTGTGATCAGCCAGATTATGTTAAACTGGTTAAGGCCCTCTGCGCTGATCATAATGTTAAAATGCTACGTGCCCCCAGTGCCAAAGCTCTCGGCGAGTGGGCTGGT TTATGCAAGATAGATTCCGAGGGGAAAGCAAGGAAGGTAGTTGGCTGCTCTTGTGTAGTTGTCAAG GATTACGGTGAACAACACGAGGCTGTTGAGGTTGTTCAGCAGCACAAGGATTAA